The DNA segment GCCCAAATATTTTGCCTGGAAGGAAAAAGCCCATTTCAACCTTTCATCATTGAAATAGTTTGATAATCGGCCATATACCGTATCAAGAGCATTTAATTTTGGGAAGGCAGATACCATATTTCTTGTTATCAGATCAGTTAATTTTGTAAATGGCTGTTGAAGCAGTTTGGTTACCCGGTCAAACTTCTCTCCTTCTATCTTCATGAATTGATCGTAACTTGCTCCATTACCAGGGAACTTATTTTCAATTTCTTGTATCATTTCCTCGTAATTACGAGTAGGTGTAAAAGATAAGTCTTTAAATTTTAATGTATATAATGGATTAATCTCCTGTATCTGAACGTAGTCTTGTAATTGGCGTCCTGCCATCTGAAAGATTTCTTCCAGAATATCTGGCATCATAAAAAAGGTGGGTCCTAAATCAAAGTTGTACTCACCCAAGGTTAATCTGGAAGTCCTCCCCCCTATATATGACTGTTTCTCATAGACCACTACCTCATAACCCTTGGCTACAAGCAGCATAGAGACAGCTAACCCACCTGGTCCTGCTCCGATGACAGTTACTTTTTTACTCCTGCTCAAGTGTCGCCACCTCCTTTATCAGTTTATTTAGATTATACACATCGTATAACTTTTGTACAATGTTTTTGATTAAAAATTATACATATTTATTTTCACTCAATGTCCTAAAAAGCCTAAAATTATATAGAAAACTCTTTCAAAGTAATAAAATCTCGTACAACGTTTGTATAATCTTCATATACAAAAAAGTCTCTTCCACTTAAATGGAAGAGACTTTTTGCATTATATATAAGTACAGGTTGACTTGCTTATCGCTCGCACGCCCAATTATCTTTATCCCTATCATGCCTTGCATCATAGGCAGGATTTGTAGATGGTACCCTATTTATACACCTTTTCCATCACGTTTTTAAAGTTTTCATCTATTTCTTTTTCGTTGATTGTTAACAGCTCTCGATCAAACATGACCCATTTACCATCAATCATCACATGCCGAATGTTTTCTTCCTTTGTTTCAAATAACAAGTTATGGACAATTGTAGAAAATTCATCGCTATTAATCTGTGGAATCATAGGATCCTTTTTAATAAACACCAGATCCGCTTTGTACCCTTCCTTGATTGCTCCTAGATCATTCTGCAGATATGCCTTTGCTCCATTGACAGTTGCCATTTTAAAAATATCTTCCGCCTGGAAACGATTAAATGGACTGCTTAATTTTAATAAATAATAGGCAGTTTTCATCGTTTCCCAAATATCTACGCTAGCAAAATCAGTTCCAAGGCAAACATTTACACCCTTTACAAGCATTTTACTTACAGGTGCCACACCAGCGCCTGACCACAAATTCGAATTAGGGCAGTGGACGACAGATGATTGAGTTTCGGCAACGAGTTCAATATCCTTCCCACTCATATGTACT comes from the Neobacillus sp. PS2-9 genome and includes:
- a CDS encoding excalibur calcium-binding domain-containing protein; protein product: MNRVPSTNPAYDARHDRDKDNWACER